A segment of the Flavobacteriales bacterium genome:
AATAGTAAGATTGCGGCTTTTGTAACTTTGGGTAGACTTATTGAGAATGAAGTTGTTGCCTGGGAGAAAGGGCAGGAAGTGTCCTCGGGTTTTGCGAACGCAATGCGTTTGGCTGAAGTGCGTAATCCCTGGTTTGATAAACAAAACTTACTCACATGTCTTAATTCATGGTGTCAGCTTTTGAATGAAGAAACATTATTCGAATGGGTTGAGCCATATCAAGGCATAATAGAGAAGCAAAAAAAGCCTGTTGTAATCGGTGTTATTGCAGCAGGAAACATACCGTTAGTGGCTTTCCATGATTTTTTATCCATAATAATAACCGGTAATGTTTTTAAGGGAAAGCTGGCTCAATCAGATGATGTATTATTG
Coding sequences within it:
- a CDS encoding acyl-CoA reductase; its protein translation is MNLNSKIAAFVTLGRLIENEVVAWEKGQEVSSGFANAMRLAEVRNPWFDKQNLLTCLNSWCQLLNEETLFEWVEPYQGIIEKQKKPVVIGVIAAGNIPLVAFHDFLSIIITGNVFKGKLAQSDDVLLPYLVSELIRLDSEFEPLIEFCEDRLLNFDAVIATGS